From the genome of Callithrix jacchus isolate 240 chromosome 7, calJac240_pri, whole genome shotgun sequence, one region includes:
- the PRMT6 gene encoding protein arginine N-methyltransferase 6, with product MSQPKKRKLESGGGGEGGEGTEEEDGAEREAALERPRRTKRERDQLYYECYSDVSVHEEMIADRVRTDAYRLGILRNWAALRGKTVLDVGAGTGILSIFCAQAGARRVYAVEASAIWQQAREVVRFNGLEDRVHVLPGPVETVELPEQVDAIVSEWMGYGLLHESMLRSVLHARTKWLKEGGLLLPASAELFIAPISDQMLEWRLGFWSQVKQHYGVDMSCLEGFATRCLMGHSEIVVQGLSGEDVLARPQRFAQLELSRAGLEQELEAGVGGRFRCSCYGSAPMHGFAIWFQVTFPGGESEKPLVLSTSPFHPATHWKQALLYLNEPVQVEQDTDVSGEITLLPSRDNPRRLRVLLRYKVGDQEEKTKDFAMED from the coding sequence ATGTCGCAgcccaagaaaagaaagcttgagTCGGGGGGCGGCGGCGAAGGAGGGGAGGGAACTGAAGAGGAAGATGGCGCGGAGCGGGAGGCGGCCCTGGAGCGACCCCGGAGGACTAAGCGGGAGCGGGACCAGCTGTACTACGAGTGTTACTCAGACGTTTCGGTCCACGAGGAGATGATCGCAGACCGTGTCCGCACCGATGCCTACCGCCTGGGCATCCTGCGGAACTGGGCAGCACTGAGAGGCAAGACGGTACTGGACGTGGGAGCGGGCACCGGCATTCTGAGCATCTTCTGTGCCCAGGCCGGCGCCCGGCGCGTGTACGCGGTAGAGGCCAGCGCCATCTGGCAACAGGCCCGGGAGGTGGTGCGGTTCAACGGGCTGGAGGACCGAGTGCACGTCCTGCCGGGACCGGTGGAGACTGTGGAGCTGCCGGAGCAGGTGGATGCCATCGTGAGCGAGTGGATGGGATACGGCCTCCTGCACGAGTCCATGCTGAGGTCCGTCCTCCACGCGCGAACCAAGTGGCTGAAGGAAGGCGGTCTTCTCCTACCGGCCTCCGCCGAGCTCTTCATAGCCCCCATCAGCGACCAGATGCTGGAATGGCGCCTGGGCTTCTGGAGCCAGGTGAAGCAGCACTATGGTGTGGACATGAGCTGCCTGGAGGGCTTCGCCACGCGCTGCCTCATGGGCCACTCGGAGATCGTGGTACAGGGACTGTCCGGCGAGGACGTGCTGGCCCGGCCGCAGCGCTTTGCTCAGCTAGAGCTCTCCCGCGCTGGCCTGGAGCAGGAGCTGGAGGCCGGAGTGGGCGGGCGCTTCCGCTGCAGCTGCTATGGCTCGGCGCCCATGCACGGCTTTGCCATCTGGTTCCAGGTGACCTTCCCTGGAGGGGAGTCGGAGAAACCCCTGGTGCTGTCCACCTCGCCTTTTCACCCGGCCACGCACTGGAAACAGGCGCTCCTCTACCTGAACGAGCCGGTGCAAGTGGAGCAAGACACGGACGTATCAGGAGAGATCACGCTGCTGCCCTCCCGGGACAACCCCCGTCGCCTGCGCGTGCTGCTGCGCTACAAAGTGGGAGACCAGGAGGAGAAGACCAAAGACTTTGCCATGGAGGACTGA